A single Drechmeria coniospora strain ARSEF 6962 chromosome 03, whole genome shotgun sequence DNA region contains:
- a CDS encoding NSF attachment protein has translation MSQDPQALLQKAEQALRGAGGGFSFFGGREEKYQNAADLFTQAANAFKMQKQSTLDPDHGAETTRNPSRSLTGGYGADVDAGKAFEQAAQIQTNKLNELDDAANTLIDAFKAYRKDDPKAAARCLNVAIDRYCAKGNFRRAASHKESLGELYEQDLDDTKAAVECYEAAASWYEGDNATALANKLWLKVADVAALDQDYYKAIENYEKVAEQSVSNNLMKYSVKEYLLKAGICQLASGDLVATQRALERYRDMDPAFAAAREHLLLSDLCEAVEAKSQEQFTDKLFQYDQVSKLDKWKTTILVRVKATIEEADDEFA, from the exons ATGTCCCAAGATCCTCAGGCGCTGCTCCAAAAG GCCGAGCAGGCGTTgcgcggtgccggcggcggcttcagCTTCTTCGGCGGCCGTGAGGAAAAGTACCAGAATGCGGCCGACCTGTTCACCCAGGCGGCCAACGCCTTCAAGATGCAGAAACAGAGTACGTTGGACCCCGATCACGGTGCGGAAACGACACGAAACCCGAGCCGGTCACTGACAGGCGGTTACGGTGCAGACGTCGATGCTGGCAAGGCCTTTGAGCAGGCGGCGCAAATACAGACCAACAAGCTTaacgagctcgacgatgccgccaacACGCTCATCGACGCCTTCAAGGCCTACCGCAAGGACGACCCCAAAGCGGCCGCGCGGTGCCTCAACGTCGCCATCGACCGGTACTGCGCCAAGGGAAATTTTCGAAGGGCGGCCTCGCACAAGGAGAGCTTGGGGGAGCTGTACGAGCAGGATCTGGACGACaccaaggccgccgtcgagtgctacgaggcggccgcctcgtggTACGAGGGCGACAACGCAACCGC ACTCGCCAACAAGCTGTGGCTCAAGGTGGCCGAcgttgccgccctcgaccaAGACTATTACAAGGCCATCGAAAACTACGAAAAGGTGGCGGAGCAGTCGGTCAGCAACAACCTCATGAAGTACAGCGTCAAGGAGTACCTCCTCAAGGCGGGCATCTGCCAACTCGCCAGCGGCGATCTCGTGGCGACGCAGCGGGCCCTCGAACGGTACCGGGACATGGACCCTGCCTTTGCGGCGGCGCGCGAGCATCTGCTGCTATCGGACCTGTGCGAAGCTGTCGAGGCCAAGAGCCAGGAGCAGTTTACCGACAAGCTGTTCCAGTACGACCAGGTCAGCAAGCTGGATAAGTGGAAGACGACAATTCTCGTGAGGGTCAAGGCGACGATTGaagaggccgacgatgagtTTGCCTGA
- a CDS encoding Protein phosphatase inhibitor, with translation MADGRQPRDTPTTSQSTTTTTTTTQTAENTETRLDAPRILRLRGEHTATGRSVQWAEDVIDNETLGRKSSKVCCIYHRPKAVDESSDESSSDSSSDGSSDSDSGADRKQGGDGKKTPACGHAHHGRGKARGRRKKPDEKQKRPPSPNAYEKLPKQKPRDEPTGSKA, from the exons ATGGCCGACGGAAGGCAGCCGCGAGACACACCGACGACGTCCCagtcgacgacaacgacaacgacgacgacgcagactGCAGAAAATACAGAGACGAGGCTTGATGCACCGAGAATATTGCGTTTACGAGGCGAACATACGGCGACGGGACGGTCGGTGCAGTGGGCTGAGGACGTGATCGACAACGAGACGCTCGGGCGCAAAAGTTCAAAGG TCTGCTGCATATACCATAGGCCCAAGGCGGTGGACGAATCGAGCGACGAGTCGTCGTCAGACTCATCCTCGGATGGGTCGTCGGACTCGGATTCTGGCGCCGACAGGaagcagggcggcgacgggaagAAGACGCCGGCATGCGGGCACGCCCACCACGGACGCGGCAAGGCACGCGGGCGGAGAAAGAAGCCGGACGAGAAGCAGAAACGGCCGCCAAGCCCGAATGCGTACGAGAAGCTGCCGAAGCAGAAGCCCAGGGACGAACCTACGGGAAGCAAGGCCTAG